A region from the Arachis ipaensis cultivar K30076 chromosome B01, Araip1.1, whole genome shotgun sequence genome encodes:
- the LOC107612000 gene encoding lysine-rich arabinogalactan protein 19-like has translation MFTPSPSPPTSPPHTIPMARTKNPSRIPSFSKPTSTPNTPHSAPSKPSTSKGKRPAAAEQTIEPTQPKPRSVPIRPQRGGGSVKQQKKGPTHSERVVLDDDDDESVPEDSPPPSPRDENAVTNAEEDDASEEAGSDV, from the exons ATGTTCACACCCTCGCCTTCTCCTCCTACATCTCCTCCTCACACCATTCCTATGGCTCGCACTAAGAATCCCTCAAGGATTCCATCTTTTTCCAAGCCAACCTCAACTCCCAACACTCCTCACAGCGCTCCATCGAAGCCAAGCACCTCGAAAGGGAAACGGCCTGCTGCAGCCGAACAAACCATTGAGCCAACTCAACCTAAGCCAAGGTCTGTTCCTATTCGTCCTCAGAGAG gaggtggttcagtgaaacagcagaAAAAGGGACCTACTCATTCTGAAAGGGTAgtgcttgatgatgatgatgatgaatctgTTCCTGAGGATTCCCCTCCTCCTTCTCCGAGG GATGAAAATGCTGTCACTAATGCTGAAGAAGATGATGCTTCTGAGGAGGCTGGTTCAGATGTCTAG